GAAGGTGAAGGGAAAGGGTTATCACTCTTTAAAGGAAAAGTTATAAAATTCCCTAGTAATGTAAAAATCCCTCACATGGGGTGGAATCTAGTAATACCTCAAAACAAAAGTGAATTACTCAGTAATATTGATGGAAAAATTTGGGCATATTTTGCTCACTCATATTTCCCACAACCAAAGGACGAATCAATAATAAAGGGTGTAACAATTTATGGTGTCAAATTTTCATCAGTCATAGAAAGTAACAACGTGCTTGGCACACAATTTCATCCTGAAAAATCTGGCAATACAGGACAAGAAATACTAAAAAACTTTGTAAAAATCGTTAAAAGGTGAGCCGTTTGGAATTGTGGGCATCAATAGATTTGATGAAAGGTAAAGTAGTAAGATTAGTGCGTGGAGATCCATCTAACATTATTGTATATAGCAATGAACCAGTAAAGATTGCACTACAATGGCAAAGTATGAACATCTATGGATTACATATAGTAGACCTGGATGCTGCATTAGGACTAGGAAATAATTCAGATACAATAATCCAGATCGCTACAAACGTTAACATTCCTATCCAAGTCGGAGGCGGTTTACGTAATATACGGGATGTCAATGACATGTTAAAGATTGCTGACAGAGTTGTAATTGGAACAGGTATTTTTTCAGGTCAAATAAACGGTTCTGAATTATTACAATATGGAACCGAACGCGTAGTAATTGCATTAGATCATAAAAATGGAAAAATAGTTGTTAATGGTTGGAGAAAAGAACTACAGCTAGAGCTTACTACTGTGCTTAAAGATTTATGGCATCAGGGATTTAGACTCTTCCTTTCAACTAATACAACAAAGGATGGGACACTAAGTGGACTTGATAGTGGGATTATTAAAGAACTTGAAAAGATATACTTAAAGGGAGTCTATATTGCTGGAGGTATATCGTCAATAAATGATCTAATAGAACTGAGAAATTTGGGAGTTAGGGGTGTAATACTTGGTCGTGCACTTTATGATGGATTAATGAAGATCGATGATATACTTAAGGTGATCTCACGATGAGCGTTGTGAAGAGAATAATACCATGCCTTGATGTGGATAATGGAAGAGTAGTGAAAGGTCGTAGATTTGGAGATTTGAGGGATGTAGGAGACCCCGTAAAGATGGCGTTAAAATATAGAAATGACGGGGCTGATGAACTAGTATTTCTCGACATAACAGCAACAGTAGAGAACAGGAAAACTCTTGTAGAACTTGTTAAAAAAATTGCAGAAACATTAGACATACCATTTACAGTAGGAGGAGGTATAAAGAATATGGATGATGCCCATGTAATACTTAGAAATGGGGCTGATAAAATATCTATCAACACTATTGCAGTAGAGAATCCAAACATAATAACAGAGCTAGCAGACAAATATGGAAGCCAATGTGTAGTTGTTGCTATAGATGCAAAACATTCTAATAAGATGCCTTCAGGCTTTGAAGTATATACTCATAGTGGAAAGAGAGCACGAGGGATAGATGCAATAAAATGGGCTATAAAAGTGGAAGAATTAGGTGCTGGTGAAATACTACTCACCTCCATAGATAGGGACGGCACAAAACTAGGATACGACTTAGAATTAATATCATCGATAACTTCAAACGTTAACATACCGGTCATTGCAAGTGGTGGTGTTGGTTCATTAGAGCACATATATCAAGCTTTAACCAAAGCTAATGCCGACGCGGCTTTAGCAGCATCAATATTTCATTACAACGAATACACGATAAGAGAAGTGAAAGAGTTCTTAATAAAAAAAGGTGTTAAAATAAGATACCCATGGTGATGTAAATGTCTATAAAAGAAAAAATTACTATCGACGATCTAGATTTTGAAAAGGGCGGAGGATTATTACCAGTAGTGGTTCAAGATTTTGTTACTCACAAAATACTCATGGTCGCTTATGTTAATAAAGAGTCATTACGTAAAACTCTAGAAACCGGTTTTGCACATTATTGGAGTCGCTCTAGAGGCATATTATGGCTTAAAGGTGAGACATCAGGGCACTATCAAAAAGTCGTAAAAATAGAGATTGATTGTGACGAAGATGCACTGATTTATCTAGTGGAACCTCTGGGTCCAGCATGTCATACGGGCAATTTTTCATGCTTTTTCAGAGAATTAAACGGGACAGAAAAGATTAAGAGAAAATATGATGAAGAAATGATAGCTAAAATAATCTCATATTTTGAAAAAGCAGAAATTATTAAGAGGAAATGGGTCAAGGACAATTCTAAAAAAATATATGAATTTATTGTAAATCCTATCACAGAAAACATACCGCCACCGGATCCAAACGTTATTGCATGGATAGCAGATAAAATAAACAGTATAACATCTAATGATATAGATAAAGTCGTGGTGCCTGAAGCATTAGG
This region of Thermoprotei archaeon genomic DNA includes:
- the hisH gene encoding imidazole glycerol phosphate synthase subunit HisH, with translation MKFAIIDYGASNMFSLIAALKRIDINTDIITREQDLDEYSAIILPGVGNFSAASNIILKFRNNIMKSIMNGTPLLGICLGLQLFFETSEEGEGKGLSLFKGKVIKFPSNVKIPHMGWNLVIPQNKSELLSNIDGKIWAYFAHSYFPQPKDESIIKGVTIYGVKFSSVIESNNVLGTQFHPEKSGNTGQEILKNFVKIVKR
- a CDS encoding 1-(5-phosphoribosyl)-5-[(5-phosphoribosylamino)methylideneamino] imidazole-4-carboxamide isomerase; this translates as MELWASIDLMKGKVVRLVRGDPSNIIVYSNEPVKIALQWQSMNIYGLHIVDLDAALGLGNNSDTIIQIATNVNIPIQVGGGLRNIRDVNDMLKIADRVVIGTGIFSGQINGSELLQYGTERVVIALDHKNGKIVVNGWRKELQLELTTVLKDLWHQGFRLFLSTNTTKDGTLSGLDSGIIKELEKIYLKGVYIAGGISSINDLIELRNLGVRGVILGRALYDGLMKIDDILKVISR
- the hisF gene encoding imidazole glycerol phosphate synthase subunit HisF, producing the protein MSVVKRIIPCLDVDNGRVVKGRRFGDLRDVGDPVKMALKYRNDGADELVFLDITATVENRKTLVELVKKIAETLDIPFTVGGGIKNMDDAHVILRNGADKISINTIAVENPNIITELADKYGSQCVVVAIDAKHSNKMPSGFEVYTHSGKRARGIDAIKWAIKVEELGAGEILLTSIDRDGTKLGYDLELISSITSNVNIPVIASGGVGSLEHIYQALTKANADAALAASIFHYNEYTIREVKEFLIKKGVKIRYPW